One part of the Bdellovibrio bacteriovorus genome encodes these proteins:
- a CDS encoding tail fiber domain-containing protein — translation MKTRKYGTSLVGILTASLMLAASASATPNSLTYQGRILKNDGTPLEYSNVSFQFEITSPNGQCIIYREQVDHIDLTNSGGVFDVPIGTGSQSHPTAGTFTLLDSFKNSGSLSCDGGATYNPAANDQRRLRVRFHDGTGWKTISPDNEIRSVPYAAYSLSAQKLGSYQSTDFVLKNTVTACPANNFLTFDGTSFSCAPVTGAAGGTVTDVTSANNYLTVATGNSTPVLTVNVGTTANTVAAGNDTRFTDARTPSGNATGDLSGTYPNPSVAKIQGVAVSNSAPTSGHFMKFSGTEWSSSAIAIADVTNLTSSLSGLLSTASFNTAVGSANCAAYETAYWSSVAGKFLCQAINVSVAGDVSGSIGAVSVDKIKGVSVDATAPTSGQVLKYDGTKWAPATESWVQNAGGSPSIQTGLDTAKPASPAAGAIYFATDSKVIYQYNSGAWVSIASINASTSPSGSAGGDLTGTYPNPTIDKLNGVALSLASPASGHVIKHNGTNWVNAAITAVDLPTIPVNKGGTGQTSFVNGELLIGNSTGNTLTKATLTAGSGISITNGTGSISIATTGAPPTGTAGGDLSGTYPNPTVAKLQSYEVSTTAPTANAYLKWDNGTSKWTPGFVKLSELQNLTGGSAFNAAGCTAAQTLNWSSITDKFECQNISIANTQVTGLGTASTKAAGTAAGEVLLLDGSGKLPASALPSTLGQWQVSGTKLYYDDGVIVAGGAGTTYTGTEHPFIVKGDPGVFARFLLDRGGNMTTMYTNGVSFNMGKCTNTTCTSTNDFLAMDFATNRTDLGTGGSSNELSITNGGYVGIGTNSPSYRLDVQTSDAFQQRLFHASDADYNGAALMLTRTRGTIASGTAVNSGNTIGGLYFRAHDGSGTGTTNAAIEVSASETQSTTNRGSKMIFETTTTGSATRTEKMRIDGSGKVGIGTTSPSYQLQVNAAGDSIVGTFGADTSQSGFVMGNSLTNRWTIVQDVAGNNRSLNFWHDHTGVGGSSGHVMAMHTTGNVSIGDFNTDSNRLNVTGPATASAVRISNGSYAGYLTVPTSSPGLILSGGTKYTGSAWVAESTTAAALAVGPNGVVFYGANGLTPGSPNTNTLRMIVGQNGQVSIGASGTAFQSGLLTIGDYGHDQGIFTLRRSAASANLDVYVPYEGSDSGKYFGYGYQASTGMFRFWDSTAGQRMNFTNSSGNMWIAGTYSNGSDRRFKTDIEVIPDALKKVLQVQGVTYHWKPGVNPDPSQQIGVIAQEVETVFPQAVKTDADGYKSVTYGNLVAPLFNALKEFYELWSKDSQITKREIASLKEEVQTLKQQNEQFKKYVCEKEPQNPICK, via the coding sequence ATGAAAACTCGCAAATACGGAACGTCGCTTGTTGGTATTTTAACGGCCTCTTTGATGCTGGCTGCTTCCGCATCAGCAACACCCAATTCCCTCACGTATCAGGGAAGAATTCTCAAAAACGACGGCACTCCGCTGGAATACAGCAACGTCAGCTTTCAATTTGAAATCACCAGCCCCAACGGCCAGTGCATCATTTATCGCGAGCAAGTGGATCACATTGATCTGACAAACTCTGGTGGCGTGTTCGATGTGCCTATCGGAACCGGCTCACAAAGCCATCCGACAGCGGGCACATTCACATTGCTTGATTCATTTAAAAATTCCGGCAGCCTTTCCTGTGATGGTGGCGCCACTTACAATCCGGCCGCCAACGATCAACGCCGCCTGCGCGTCAGATTCCATGATGGGACAGGCTGGAAGACGATCTCTCCGGACAATGAAATCCGTTCTGTTCCTTATGCCGCTTATTCCTTGTCCGCGCAAAAGCTGGGCTCCTATCAGTCCACGGACTTTGTTTTGAAAAACACCGTCACGGCCTGCCCGGCAAATAACTTCCTGACCTTCGACGGCACCAGCTTTTCTTGTGCACCGGTAACCGGCGCAGCCGGAGGCACAGTGACGGACGTCACTTCCGCCAACAACTATCTGACTGTCGCTACTGGCAATTCCACACCAGTCCTGACTGTCAACGTCGGCACAACCGCCAACACCGTGGCTGCCGGCAATGATACGCGCTTCACAGATGCGCGCACGCCGTCAGGAAATGCGACTGGTGACCTGAGTGGCACCTACCCTAATCCCTCGGTCGCAAAAATCCAGGGCGTGGCTGTTTCAAACTCAGCCCCGACCTCCGGGCACTTCATGAAGTTTTCCGGCACCGAGTGGAGCAGTTCCGCAATAGCCATTGCCGATGTGACGAATCTGACCAGCTCCCTCAGCGGACTGCTGTCGACGGCAAGCTTTAACACCGCCGTTGGCAGCGCCAACTGTGCAGCCTATGAAACTGCGTACTGGAGTTCCGTCGCCGGAAAATTCCTTTGTCAGGCGATCAATGTGTCTGTTGCAGGTGATGTCAGCGGCTCGATCGGTGCCGTCAGCGTTGATAAAATCAAAGGCGTCAGTGTCGATGCCACAGCTCCAACATCAGGACAGGTCCTTAAATATGACGGCACCAAATGGGCGCCCGCGACAGAGTCCTGGGTGCAAAATGCCGGAGGCAGCCCCTCCATTCAAACAGGTCTGGACACAGCCAAACCTGCAAGTCCCGCTGCCGGTGCTATCTACTTTGCCACCGATAGCAAAGTCATTTATCAGTACAATTCCGGCGCCTGGGTTAGCATCGCCTCTATTAATGCCAGCACAAGCCCCTCAGGATCTGCAGGTGGAGATCTGACCGGCACTTATCCCAACCCCACGATCGACAAACTGAACGGAGTGGCTTTAAGTCTTGCCTCCCCGGCCTCGGGCCACGTGATCAAACACAACGGCACAAACTGGGTGAACGCAGCGATCACAGCCGTTGATCTTCCGACAATCCCCGTGAACAAGGGCGGCACGGGTCAGACCAGTTTTGTGAATGGTGAACTGTTGATTGGTAACTCCACCGGAAATACACTGACCAAAGCCACTTTGACGGCGGGCTCAGGTATTTCCATCACCAATGGCACAGGCAGTATTTCCATCGCCACAACCGGCGCTCCTCCAACAGGCACCGCCGGAGGCGATCTTTCCGGGACTTATCCAAATCCGACTGTTGCAAAACTTCAGAGTTATGAAGTTTCCACAACCGCACCGACCGCGAATGCTTACTTAAAATGGGACAACGGCACCAGCAAATGGACTCCGGGTTTTGTGAAACTAAGTGAGCTGCAAAACCTGACCGGCGGAAGCGCATTCAATGCGGCTGGTTGCACTGCTGCGCAGACTTTGAATTGGAGCTCAATCACAGATAAATTTGAATGTCAGAACATCTCTATCGCCAACACACAGGTCACAGGCCTTGGCACTGCTTCAACAAAAGCGGCCGGAACTGCGGCGGGTGAAGTTCTGCTTTTGGATGGAAGTGGAAAACTGCCAGCGAGCGCCCTGCCTTCCACTTTGGGACAATGGCAGGTTTCGGGGACAAAATTGTATTACGATGATGGCGTTATCGTCGCTGGCGGAGCCGGCACCACCTACACCGGCACAGAGCATCCTTTCATTGTAAAGGGAGACCCTGGCGTTTTTGCGCGATTCTTACTGGATCGTGGTGGCAACATGACAACCATGTACACCAATGGCGTCAGCTTCAACATGGGCAAATGCACCAACACGACCTGCACAAGCACCAATGACTTTCTAGCTATGGACTTTGCGACCAACCGAACGGATCTGGGCACAGGAGGCTCTAGCAACGAGCTGAGTATTACCAATGGTGGGTATGTCGGCATTGGCACCAATTCCCCCTCCTACAGACTTGATGTCCAAACTTCAGATGCGTTCCAGCAGCGCCTGTTCCATGCTTCAGACGCCGATTATAATGGGGCCGCACTGATGTTGACACGAACCCGCGGTACTATAGCATCTGGTACCGCAGTCAATTCTGGAAACACCATCGGTGGTCTGTATTTCCGTGCCCACGATGGATCCGGCACCGGAACCACCAACGCCGCCATCGAAGTCAGCGCTTCGGAAACACAAAGCACCACCAATCGCGGCAGCAAAATGATTTTTGAAACCACCACAACCGGATCTGCCACACGCACAGAGAAAATGCGCATCGATGGCAGCGGCAAAGTGGGCATCGGCACCACATCACCCAGCTATCAACTGCAAGTCAATGCCGCCGGAGATTCCATTGTCGGAACGTTTGGTGCCGACACCAGCCAAAGCGGTTTTGTCATGGGGAACAGTCTGACAAATCGCTGGACTATCGTGCAAGATGTTGCAGGCAATAACAGATCTCTGAACTTCTGGCATGACCATACCGGCGTGGGTGGTAGCTCAGGGCATGTGATGGCGATGCACACCACGGGTAACGTTTCCATCGGCGATTTCAATACAGATTCAAACCGTCTGAATGTCACAGGGCCTGCAACTGCTTCTGCTGTCCGCATTTCAAATGGCAGCTACGCAGGATACCTGACGGTCCCAACCAGCTCTCCGGGGCTGATTCTTTCCGGAGGCACAAAGTATACAGGCTCCGCCTGGGTCGCTGAAAGCACCACCGCTGCGGCATTGGCCGTCGGTCCAAATGGGGTTGTGTTTTATGGAGCCAACGGACTAACTCCGGGAAGCCCCAACACCAACACCCTGCGCATGATTGTCGGGCAGAACGGACAAGTCTCTATCGGTGCTTCGGGCACAGCCTTTCAAAGCGGTTTACTGACTATAGGTGATTATGGCCACGACCAAGGCATCTTCACATTGCGCAGATCCGCCGCCAGCGCCAACCTGGATGTGTACGTTCCGTACGAAGGCTCTGATAGCGGAAAATACTTCGGTTATGGCTATCAGGCCAGCACCGGCATGTTCCGTTTCTGGGACAGCACCGCTGGGCAACGCATGAACTTCACGAACTCTTCCGGAAACATGTGGATCGCCGGAACTTATTCTAACGGTTCCGACCGACGTTTCAAGACTGACATTGAAGTCATCCCGGATGCGTTGAAAAAAGTGCTGCAGGTGCAGGGCGTGACCTACCACTGGAAGCCGGGCGTGAATCCAGATCCAAGTCAGCAAATCGGGGTGATCGCACAGGAAGTAGAAACAGTGTTCCCTCAAGCCGTGAAAACGGATGCAGATGGTTACAAGTCCGTTACTTACGGAAACCTGGTGGCGCCGTTATTCAATGCCTTAAAAGAATTCTACGAGCTTTGGAGCAAAGATTCACAAATCACCAAGAGAGAAATCGCCTCCCTGAAAGAGGAGGTTCAAACTTTGAAGCAACAAAATGAGCAGTTCAAAAAATATGTCTGCGAAAAAGAACCACAAAATCCTATCTGCAAATAG
- a CDS encoding patatin-like phospholipase family protein translates to MPTLGLVLSGGGARGAYQAGVLAAIAHICSRHQLDDPFQVYSGVSAGAINVALLAGNPSSFVQSSKNLVNLWSKIDSDNVFYADLMALSRGGLQWMTEFSLGGGKKDSGLRSLLSTHPLHNYILGKCQFGEIQKKINAGILRAVSVSALDYDSVATVTFFQGIPELKTWERGMHRSEKVNLSVEHIMASSAIPMLFPPVKVQDRYYGDGCIRNQSPCGPAIYLGASRLLAIGVRRRQDTFYSYHHASGGEMPTVARVANVLMNAVMMDGLESDIQRIQQINEGLKGLSSEERRRSNWHELETLWISPSVDFSELAKKKGNELPRIIRYLLRGPGSVDESAELLSYLMFTPTYCRQLIDIGFSDGMKEQERITDFLVRAQEETTVRNLAGNRKETAASKRISGIKG, encoded by the coding sequence ATGCCAACTCTGGGTCTTGTACTTTCCGGGGGCGGCGCCCGCGGGGCTTATCAAGCCGGCGTGCTTGCGGCGATTGCGCACATCTGTTCCCGTCATCAACTGGATGATCCATTTCAGGTTTATTCCGGAGTCAGCGCCGGAGCCATCAACGTGGCTTTGCTTGCGGGGAATCCCTCGTCATTTGTTCAAAGCAGTAAAAATCTGGTGAACCTGTGGTCTAAGATCGACAGTGATAATGTTTTCTATGCGGATCTGATGGCCTTGTCCCGGGGTGGACTGCAGTGGATGACAGAGTTTTCCCTGGGGGGCGGGAAAAAAGATTCCGGTCTTCGCTCGCTTTTGTCCACGCACCCTTTGCATAACTATATTCTGGGAAAATGTCAGTTTGGTGAAATCCAAAAAAAGATCAACGCCGGCATTTTGAGGGCGGTGTCGGTGTCTGCTCTGGACTACGACAGTGTCGCCACCGTCACCTTCTTTCAGGGGATTCCCGAACTGAAGACCTGGGAGCGGGGCATGCATCGCAGTGAAAAGGTGAATCTTTCGGTGGAACACATCATGGCCTCATCGGCGATCCCGATGTTGTTTCCTCCGGTCAAAGTGCAGGATCGTTATTACGGTGATGGTTGTATTCGCAATCAGTCCCCTTGTGGACCGGCGATTTATCTGGGGGCCAGTCGTTTGCTGGCCATCGGGGTGCGCCGACGGCAGGACACGTTTTACAGCTATCATCATGCCAGTGGCGGAGAGATGCCGACGGTGGCTCGGGTCGCCAATGTGCTGATGAATGCCGTGATGATGGATGGCCTGGAATCCGACATTCAGCGTATTCAGCAGATCAATGAAGGCCTGAAAGGCCTTTCCAGTGAAGAACGTCGTCGTTCGAACTGGCATGAGCTTGAGACGCTGTGGATTTCCCCTTCGGTGGATTTTTCAGAGCTGGCAAAAAAGAAGGGAAACGAGCTTCCGCGGATCATTCGCTACCTGTTGCGGGGGCCGGGTTCGGTGGATGAATCGGCGGAGCTTTTGAGTTATCTTATGTTTACGCCCACCTATTGTCGCCAGCTGATTGATATCGGGTTTTCGGACGGCATGAAAGAGCAGGAGAGGATTACAGATTTTCTTGTGCGCGCTCAAGAAGAGACCACGGTACGAAACTTGGCCGGCAATCGCAAAGAAACAGCGGCGTCGAAAAGAATTTCCGGAATCAAAGGTTGA
- a CDS encoding substrate-binding periplasmic protein — MLQLLLILTLACSGNFAHATTIVINGEDDWAPYSSASADYKDVVGLAPEIVKAAFKSQGITVITRPVPFARCIYEVEKGKSLGCFDTIINQDTKDKYIFHKTPMFEAEMVVYGRIRDGRQNVTLKDMENKVVGTTNGYTYPTEFLQNKKILHSQSPTEKSQLEKLASNRIDYAVVWGLTGEYLLKNHPELAKKIQPVGRLSKDGLYLNFSKSHKDGAHYAHVFEKGLQAIRADGTYDRIMNRFNSLQALNP, encoded by the coding sequence ATGCTGCAACTACTTCTAATACTGACACTCGCCTGTTCCGGGAATTTCGCCCACGCCACGACTATTGTCATCAATGGTGAAGATGACTGGGCACCCTACTCCTCGGCTTCCGCCGACTATAAAGATGTCGTGGGCCTGGCGCCGGAAATCGTGAAAGCCGCCTTCAAAAGTCAGGGGATCACAGTGATCACCCGCCCTGTTCCTTTTGCCCGCTGTATTTATGAAGTTGAAAAAGGGAAATCCCTGGGTTGCTTTGACACCATCATCAACCAGGACACCAAAGACAAATACATCTTTCACAAGACACCGATGTTTGAAGCGGAAATGGTCGTCTATGGCCGTATCCGCGACGGTCGGCAAAACGTCACTTTGAAGGATATGGAAAACAAAGTGGTTGGCACCACCAACGGCTACACCTACCCGACGGAGTTTTTGCAGAACAAAAAAATTCTGCATTCACAAAGTCCCACGGAAAAATCCCAACTGGAAAAACTGGCCAGCAATCGCATTGACTACGCCGTCGTATGGGGCCTGACCGGAGAATACCTTCTAAAAAACCATCCCGAACTGGCCAAGAAAATTCAGCCGGTGGGTCGTCTTTCCAAAGATGGACTGTATTTGAATTTCTCAAAAAGTCACAAGGATGGAGCGCACTACGCCCATGTTTTTGAAAAAGGTCTGCAGGCCATCCGGGCTGACGGAACCTATGACCGAATCATGAATCGCTTCAACAGCCTGCAGGCCCTGAACCCCTGA
- the miaB gene encoding tRNA (N6-isopentenyl adenosine(37)-C2)-methylthiotransferase MiaB: MDDITQNLESVEKNPDIGMGRGVYISTYGCQMNVNDTERMYALLEMQNFVPVTDPKKASLIIINSCSVREKPVHKVYSEVGTYKYMKRKNPDLKIGVGGCVGQQEKENLMKTQPMIDFVFGTDQIDSLPQLVAKSFAGERRLVNSRFEHRSPYHIETLVRNPGVATYVNITKGCDNFCTFCVVPYTRGREKSRPVQHILTDIRHLVKRGVKEVTLLGQNVNSYQGDEGIDFADLLAKVAKETDVERIRYTTSHPKDFNQKLVDVMAEHSDKIMEYIHLPFQAGSTKVLERMNRNYTREEYLERIAMIQKGLPNVCFSTDIIVGFPGETEEDFQDTLNMVTEVGFETIFAFSYSPRPFTKAAKFEDQLPEDVKNERLNRLFDVHEAMAFERVKRYEGTTMKVLVENVDRDHGKMQGRSTGNKLVHFLGTADLIGKTVDVKITKAFPAVFRGEMI; the protein is encoded by the coding sequence GTGGACGACATCACCCAAAATCTTGAAAGTGTTGAGAAAAATCCCGATATCGGGATGGGTCGTGGCGTCTATATTTCGACCTACGGCTGTCAGATGAATGTGAACGATACCGAGCGCATGTACGCTTTGCTGGAAATGCAGAACTTTGTTCCTGTGACGGATCCAAAGAAAGCATCTTTGATCATTATCAATTCCTGCAGTGTGCGCGAAAAACCGGTGCATAAGGTTTATTCTGAAGTCGGCACTTACAAGTACATGAAGCGTAAAAATCCGGATCTGAAGATCGGCGTGGGTGGCTGCGTGGGGCAGCAGGAAAAAGAAAACCTGATGAAGACCCAGCCAATGATCGACTTTGTGTTCGGCACCGATCAGATCGACAGTTTACCGCAACTGGTGGCAAAATCTTTTGCGGGCGAGCGCAGGCTGGTGAACTCCCGCTTTGAACATCGTTCCCCGTATCACATCGAAACTTTGGTGCGTAATCCGGGTGTGGCCACTTATGTGAATATCACCAAGGGTTGCGACAATTTCTGCACCTTCTGTGTGGTGCCTTACACTCGCGGTCGTGAAAAGTCGCGCCCGGTTCAGCACATCCTGACTGACATCCGACATCTGGTGAAACGCGGGGTGAAGGAAGTCACTTTGCTGGGGCAAAACGTCAACTCCTATCAGGGTGATGAGGGTATCGACTTTGCTGACTTGCTGGCGAAGGTGGCCAAAGAAACCGACGTCGAACGCATTCGTTACACGACATCTCATCCCAAGGACTTCAATCAGAAGCTGGTGGATGTGATGGCGGAACATTCGGACAAGATCATGGAATACATCCATCTGCCGTTCCAGGCGGGCAGCACCAAGGTGCTTGAACGCATGAATCGCAACTATACGCGTGAAGAATATCTGGAGCGCATTGCGATGATTCAAAAGGGGCTGCCGAATGTCTGCTTCTCAACGGACATCATCGTTGGTTTCCCAGGTGAGACTGAAGAGGACTTCCAGGACACGCTGAATATGGTGACGGAGGTTGGCTTTGAAACCATTTTTGCGTTCAGCTATTCACCGCGACCTTTCACCAAGGCTGCGAAGTTTGAAGACCAGTTGCCGGAAGATGTGAAGAACGAGCGTTTGAATCGTCTGTTTGATGTGCATGAGGCAATGGCCTTTGAGCGGGTCAAGCGTTATGAAGGCACAACCATGAAGGTCCTGGTGGAAAACGTGGACCGTGATCACGGAAAAATGCAAGGACGAAGCACCGGCAACAAGCTGGTGCACTTCCTGGGAACCGCGGATTTGATCGGTAAAACGGTCGATGTGAAAATCACCAAGGCGTTCCCGGCAGTGTTCAGAGGAGAAATGATTTAA
- a CDS encoding gamma carbonic anhydrase family protein, which produces MSNRLVNARGMSPVIGEKVFVADTARIISNVEIGDNSSIWYNVVIRGDVMPIRIGKEVNVQDGTVIHGTYGKWGTTLHDRVTIGHLVMLHGCEIGRGTLVGMGSIIMDGCKVGEHCLIGAGTLITEGTEIPPRSLVVGRPGKVKRALTDEEVALLEKSADNYLLYKTWY; this is translated from the coding sequence ATGAGCAACAGGTTAGTGAATGCACGCGGCATGTCTCCGGTGATTGGTGAAAAAGTTTTTGTGGCAGACACTGCCCGCATCATCAGCAACGTGGAAATTGGTGACAATTCCTCGATCTGGTATAACGTGGTGATTCGTGGTGACGTGATGCCGATTCGTATTGGCAAAGAGGTCAACGTTCAGGATGGTACGGTCATTCACGGAACCTATGGAAAATGGGGCACGACGCTCCATGATCGCGTGACCATTGGACATTTGGTGATGCTGCATGGCTGTGAAATCGGCCGTGGCACTCTGGTGGGCATGGGATCTATTATTATGGACGGTTGCAAAGTGGGCGAGCATTGTCTGATCGGTGCCGGAACCCTGATCACGGAAGGCACGGAGATTCCGCCACGCAGTCTGGTCGTGGGACGTCCCGGAAAAGTCAAACGCGCACTGACGGATGAAGAAGTCGCGCTGCTTGAAAAGTCTGCCGACAACTATCTTTTGTACAAGACCTGGTACTGA
- a CDS encoding bifunctional nuclease family protein, giving the protein MKDIHNFNSLKAQIVFSNESREEETFHQNELVQLFPYGLSVTTDATRPFLLLKDEAHQYTLPVAVSAIDAGVALSQSNKMILESSPHKFTALMLESLGIEIKQAVFVEIKGAHQYLRLYISGHAQMNSLKLRADEAMSLCLYLGVPLFATKSFIGRSRVMNAEVEGGAQNIQNFGLMDKGSGYLN; this is encoded by the coding sequence ATGAAAGACATCCACAATTTCAACTCACTTAAAGCACAGATCGTGTTTTCAAATGAATCACGTGAAGAGGAAACCTTCCATCAGAATGAACTGGTGCAACTGTTCCCTTATGGTTTGTCAGTGACCACGGATGCAACCCGTCCGTTTTTGCTTTTGAAGGACGAGGCTCATCAGTATACACTGCCAGTGGCGGTCAGTGCCATTGATGCCGGTGTGGCGTTGTCTCAAAGCAATAAGATGATTTTAGAGTCCTCGCCGCACAAGTTCACGGCGTTGATGCTGGAATCTTTGGGAATCGAAATAAAGCAGGCGGTTTTTGTCGAAATAAAAGGCGCTCATCAATATCTGCGTCTTTATATCAGCGGTCATGCGCAGATGAATTCACTTAAGCTGCGCGCCGATGAGGCGATGTCGCTGTGTCTTTATCTGGGTGTGCCTCTATTTGCGACAAAGAGCTTCATTGGTCGTTCCCGCGTGATGAATGCGGAAGTCGAGGGCGGCGCGCAAAACATCCAAAATTTTGGTCTAATGGACAAAGGCTCTGGATATTTGAACTAG
- a CDS encoding cation:proton antiporter, with translation MHHLPHLITDLGFILMIAALSTLLFKKLGQPQVLGYLIAGFLVSPHVPFLPTVTDQANIQVWSEIGVIFLLFSLGLEFSFKKLFKVGGSASFTAVFEVVFMVALGYLVGRLLGWNNIDSLFFGGILSISSTTIIVRAFQELGMKGKKFVELVFGILVVEDIVAILLLVLLTAIASSDTFSTAELAFSGLRLLFYIALWFVIGIFLIPIFLRKIRHLLEDETMLLVSIGLCFMMVMIAAGVGFSPALGAFVMGSLLAETPEGHKMEHVLQPVKNLFAAIFFVSVGMMIDPKVLIERWDLVILVTLVTIVGKFVSTFLGAILSGQGRKQSFQSGMSLAQIGEFSFIIAALGVSLKVTSDFLYPLAIAVSAVTTFTTPYLIKVADPLYRWVESKLPEGVKRNLDQYQASFNQAGENKAGALIMKTYGMKILLNTVMVVAIMGAFKAVVNAEIQKYLQESPWASGISLFVCLAISAPFFWGIVMSGPSLRAQREVEELQKLRGLQAGLFVGRLVLAVILLGALISQFATLKVASGVIVAVVGVAALAGQLWVRHLYQFIEKNFQKNLTEKERKELVSSSVAKNFLPWETTLGNYDIASECSLVGRTLRDLSFKENYGVTVAAVFRGAKRYFAPDGEFVLWPHDKLICFGSEEELQSFHTFLEGEKAAQVPEPEMTTRQDDYKLSSFVVSDDSKFKDKTIRESGIRESYHGMVVGIERGPQRILGPRASFTLRENDLVWVVSDKKQSQATV, from the coding sequence ATGCATCATCTACCTCATTTGATTACGGATCTTGGTTTTATTCTTATGATCGCAGCGCTTTCCACGCTGCTTTTCAAAAAACTCGGCCAGCCTCAAGTTCTGGGATATCTGATTGCAGGATTTCTGGTCAGTCCTCACGTTCCCTTTTTACCCACAGTCACTGATCAGGCCAATATTCAGGTTTGGTCTGAAATCGGTGTGATCTTCCTGCTGTTCAGTCTGGGGTTGGAGTTCAGCTTTAAGAAATTGTTCAAGGTCGGTGGGTCGGCCAGCTTTACTGCGGTCTTCGAAGTAGTTTTCATGGTGGCCCTGGGATATCTGGTGGGCCGTCTGCTGGGCTGGAACAATATCGACAGCCTGTTCTTCGGGGGTATTCTTTCCATTTCCTCCACAACAATCATCGTTCGTGCTTTCCAGGAACTGGGGATGAAAGGCAAAAAGTTCGTTGAACTTGTCTTTGGCATCCTGGTTGTGGAAGACATCGTGGCAATTTTGCTGCTGGTGCTGCTGACGGCGATTGCAAGCTCTGACACTTTCTCGACCGCCGAACTGGCGTTCTCGGGGCTTCGTTTGTTGTTCTATATCGCACTTTGGTTCGTGATCGGGATCTTCCTGATTCCGATCTTCCTGCGCAAGATCCGCCATCTTTTGGAAGACGAAACCATGCTGCTGGTTTCTATTGGTCTGTGCTTTATGATGGTGATGATTGCCGCCGGTGTGGGGTTCTCTCCAGCTTTGGGCGCTTTCGTGATGGGATCGCTTCTGGCGGAAACACCGGAAGGTCATAAGATGGAGCACGTTCTGCAGCCGGTGAAGAATCTGTTTGCAGCGATCTTCTTTGTCTCTGTCGGTATGATGATCGATCCGAAAGTTCTGATTGAGCGCTGGGATCTGGTGATTCTGGTCACTTTGGTGACGATCGTTGGTAAATTCGTCAGCACCTTCCTGGGGGCGATTTTGTCCGGTCAGGGGCGCAAACAGTCCTTCCAGTCCGGAATGAGTCTGGCGCAAATCGGAGAATTCTCTTTCATCATTGCCGCCCTCGGTGTCAGTCTGAAAGTCACCAGTGATTTCCTGTATCCGCTGGCGATTGCGGTGTCGGCCGTGACGACCTTTACCACTCCTTATCTGATCAAGGTGGCCGATCCGTTGTATCGCTGGGTTGAATCGAAACTGCCTGAAGGAGTTAAGCGCAATCTGGACCAGTACCAGGCGTCTTTTAATCAGGCCGGTGAAAACAAAGCGGGTGCTTTGATTATGAAAACCTACGGCATGAAGATTCTTTTAAACACCGTGATGGTTGTGGCCATCATGGGGGCGTTTAAAGCCGTGGTGAATGCGGAAATTCAGAAATATCTGCAGGAAAGCCCCTGGGCCAGCGGTATTTCGCTGTTTGTGTGTCTGGCGATATCCGCTCCTTTCTTCTGGGGTATTGTGATGAGTGGTCCTTCCCTGCGCGCTCAGCGTGAAGTGGAAGAGCTGCAGAAACTGCGCGGTTTGCAGGCGGGCCTGTTTGTCGGTCGTCTGGTGCTGGCTGTGATTTTATTGGGCGCTTTAATCAGTCAGTTTGCAACGCTCAAAGTCGCCTCCGGCGTCATTGTGGCGGTGGTGGGTGTGGCGGCTTTGGCCGGTCAGCTATGGGTTCGTCATCTGTATCAGTTTATTGAAAAGAACTTCCAGAAAAACCTGACGGAAAAAGAACGTAAGGAACTGGTCAGCAGTTCTGTGGCAAAAAACTTCCTGCCTTGGGAAACAACCCTGGGGAACTATGATATCGCATCAGAGTGTTCGCTGGTGGGGCGTACCTTGAGGGACCTGTCCTTTAAGGAAAATTACGGTGTGACGGTGGCGGCAGTTTTCCGCGGTGCCAAACGTTACTTTGCTCCGGACGGGGAGTTCGTTCTGTGGCCGCATGACAAACTGATTTGTTTCGGAAGTGAAGAGGAACTGCAAAGTTTCCACACATTCCTTGAGGGTGAAAAGGCAGCGCAGGTGCCAGAACCTGAAATGACCACCAGACAGGATGATTACAAATTGTCTTCGTTTGTGGTGTCTGACGATTCCAAATTCAAAGACAAAACCATTCGCGAAAGCGGCATCCGTGAATCCTATCACGGCATGGTTGTGGGGATTGAACGTGGCCCCCAAAGAATTTTGGGCCCTCGTGCCAGCTTCACTCTGCGTGAGAACGACCTGGTCTGGGTGGTATCTGATAAAAAGCAAAGTCAGGCGACAGTTTAG